GGTGGGGCCCGCTCCGCCTCCGCGTCGTACAGCGCCGCCAGGTCCTGCTCGAACTGGGTCAGCACGGTGGCCAGGCGCAGGCTGCGCTCCATGCGGTCCTGGCCGGCGCGGTTGGCCGTCTGCAGCGCCTGCACGCCCCGTTGCGCCATCGCCGCCATCACCGCCATGACCATCAGCGCCACCAGCACCTCGACGAGGGTGAAGCCGCGGGCGCGGTGCCGTGCCGGCGCGGTCACTGGTTGCGCCCGATCACGGTGGACAGCGTCAGCAGCACCCGGCCCTCGGCGTCGCTCATCTGCGTGTCGACGCGGCGGAAGTTCGGGTTGAGCGTGGGCCGCACGATGAGCCGGCCGCGGTAGGTGCGGCCCAGCTGCTCGCAGGCGAAGTCGCTGTCGCCGACGCCCGGCATCTGGCCGCGCAGCAGCTTCAGGCCGGTCAGCTGGTTGTCTGCGCACCACTGCGCGCCGGTGATGTCGGCCAGGCGTTCGGCGTTGTCGGTCAGCGCGCCGGCCGCCTTGATGCCGGCGCCGAGGGCGATGGCGACGATGGCCAGCGCCACCAACACCTCGACGAGCGTGAAGCCCTGCTGGCGATGGTGCGGCGTCACGGCGCGGTCTCCGGCACCACGGCGAAGGGTGCCAGCCCGTCGGTGCCCAGCAGCAGCTGCTCGGCGCCGAGCCGCAGCAGCACGCGCTGCGCCGGGATCATCGCCTCTGGGCCGAGCAGCAGCACCGGGCGGCCGATCACCTCGGCGCGGACCTCGGACGCCAGCCAGCGCTGGGGCAGCTTCAGCTGCGGCGGCAGGCCTTCGAAGCGGAAGCCGGCCGGCGTGCCGCGGTCGTCGGCCGGCACCGGCCGCCAGCGCACGACCAGGCCGGCGGACCGCGCCTCGGTGCGGGCGGATTCCAGCAGCGCCGCCAGGCGCATCGCCTCGCGTTCGAGGCGGCCGGCCACCGGATCGCGCAAGGCCAGGGACGCCACGCCGACGGCGATGGCGATCAAGGCGACGACGACGATCAGCTCGACCAGCGTGAAGCCGCGCGCCCTGCGGCGCGGGGCGTCACTGCCAGGAGCCGATGTCCGCGTTCTTGCCCTCGCCACCGGCCTGCCCGTCGGCGCCGAAGCTGAACACATCGATGTCGCCGCGCACGCCCGGGTTCAGGTACTGGTAGGGCCGGCCCCAGGGGTCGTTGGGCAGCTTCTCCAGGTACGGCTTCCAGTTCGCGGGCACCGGCCCGGCGGTCGGCCGCTGCACCAGCGACTGCAGGCCCTGCTCGCCGCTGGGGTAACGCTGGTTGTCCAGCCGGTACAGCTTGAGCGCCTGCATCAGGTTGTTGACGTCGGTGCGGGCGGCGGTGACGCGGGCGTCGTCGGCCCGGTCGAGCACGTTGGGCACGATCAGCGCGGCCAGCACGCCGATGATGACCACCACGACCATCAGCTCGATCAGCGTGAAGCCGCGGCCGAGCCGCCGGGGCGACAGAAGGAAAGCACGGGAAAACGTCATCGCATGGCGGGCGGGTGGCCCCATCGGCTGCAGGAGAGGAAGGCGCGAGGCGCAGGCCGGGCCGACAGTGTGGCGCCGGCGCGGGCGGCGGGCAGCGGCATATGACGCGCCGAAGGCCGCCACATCCGGCCTTTGCCCGGCATGCCGTCCATGATAATCGCCGCATCATGGCGGCACGTTGGCTGGCGTTTCTGGTGTGGGCGGTCGTCGGAGCCGGGGCGATGTTCTGGCTCGCCCGCCTGGCCGGCGGCGGCCCGTCGGTGCCGGCGCACGCCAGCGTGGCCCCGTCCACCGTGGCCCAGCGCGGGCCGCTGTCGCGGGTGCTGGGCGAAGAGGCCCTGCCGGTGGCCGCGACCCCCGATGCGCCGGCCGCCTCGCCCGCGTCCAGCCGCTTCAAGCTGGTCGGCGTCGTCGCGCCGCGCGGCTCGGCGACGTCTGTCGCCGTGGCGCTGATCGCCGTGGACAACAAGCCGGCGCGCGCCTACCGCATCGGCGCGGTGGTCGATGGCGACATGGTGCTGCAGACGGTGGCCGCCCGCAGCGCGGCGCTGGGTCCGCGCGAGGGCCAGGCCCAGGTGCAGCTCGAACTGCCGCCGCTGCCGCCGCCGGCCACCGGCAGCCTGCCGGGCGCGTCCGGCCTGGCCTCGGGGGTGCCGTCGGTGCCGCCGTCCGTGCCGCCGTCGCCGATCGGCTCGCTGCCGCCCGGCGCGGGGCAACCGATCCTGGTGCCGCCGCCGCGTCCCGAAGCGGTTCGCTGACGGCCTCGGCCGGTGGTCAAGCGACCGTCGGCACGCCCACGGTCGGCAACTCGTCGGACAGCGTCGGCATCAGCGAGGCGCTCACGCCGGGCCGCGACGGCCCCGCCTCTTCACCCTCCGCCACCTCGGTCAGCAGCGCCGCGGCGCCGCGCACCAGCGGCCAGGCCAGCGGCGCGCCGGTGCCGTCGACGCTGTCCAGGCCGACTTCCAGCAGCGCGCTGGCGTGCAGGCACTGCAGCGCATGGTCGAGCGACGGCCGGCCGTGGCTGCGGCTGAAGACGCAGTAGTCGATCACCGGCGGCGCGACGCGGCAGGCGACGGCCAGCGCCGCCAGCGCCGGCAGGCCATCGACCAGGACGAGGTGCCGCTTGCTGGCGGCCACCAGCATGAGGCCGGTGATCATGGCGATCTCGAAACCGCCGAAGCTGGCCAGCACCTCGATCGCGTCCTGCACCTCCCGGTGGCGCGCCTGCGCGGCCTGCCCGACGAGCAGCAGGTGGTCGAGTTCCTCGGCCGGCATGTCGGGCGAGCGCAGCAGCAGCTCGCGCAGCGGCCGATCGCACAGCCGCGACAGCACCAGCGCCGCCGATTCCGAGGCGCCGACGCCCAGCCCGGCGCACGCCACCGCGTTGCCGTCCAGCGCGTCGCCGATCTCCATGCCGGCGCGCAGGGCGGCGTGCGCCTGGTCGAGGTTCATCGCCGCGCCCACGCGGCAGTTGCGAGTGCCGTGGGCGATCTTGCGCACCAGCAGGTGTTCGTGCGGCAGGGCGACGGCGTCGGCCATGCCGGCGTCCACCACCGTCAGCCGCATGTGCTGCAGCCGGGCGAACACCGGCAGGGGGAGCCGGCCGGCGAGCAGCCGGCGCACCGTCTCGTGCGTCGGCGGCTGTTCCGGCGGCACGATGCCGTCGACCACCAGGCCGTGGTCGGCGGCGAAGACGACGATCTGCGGTTCGTGCAGTCGCGGCTTCAGCGTGTTCTGCATCAGCCCGAGCCGGATGGCAAGGGGCTCCAGTTCACCCAGGCTGCCGGCGGCCTGGCTGCGCCGGCGCAGCTTGTCGCGCAAGGCCCGCTCCAGCACCGGGTTGGCGGTCGGCGAAATCAGCGAGTGCGGGGAGGTGGTCATCGGGGCCGGCCGGTGCCGGACGTGGTGGCGGCCGGATTGTCGGTGCCCGGCACCGGCGGCGACAAGACCGGCGTCTCGCTAGCGCAGGAACCCGCGGTACACCGGGTTGTCCGTCTCCTCGACGAAGGGGTAGCCCAGCCCGTCGAGGAAGCGCTTGAGGCCGCGGCGGTCGGCCTTGGGCACCTGCAGCCCGACCAGGATGCGGCCGTAGTCGGCGCCCTGGTTGCGGTAGTGGAAGAGGCTGATGTTCCAGTCCGGGTGCATCGCGCTCAGGAATCGCATCAGGGCCCCCGGACGCTCGGGGAAGACGAAGCGGAAGAGCTGCTCGTCCACGGCCAGCGGCGAGCGGCCGCCGACCATGTGGCGCACATGCTCCTTGGCCATCTCGTTGTCCGTCAGGTTGACGGTGGCGAAGCCCTGGCGCGTGAAGGTGCGTTCGAGCTTGTCGGCCTCGGCCCGCTCGCCGATGGCGATGCCGACGAACACATGCGCCACCTTGGGGTCGGCGATGCGGTAGTTGAACTCGGTCACGCTGCGCGGGCCGACGGCCTCGCAGAAGCGTCGGAAGCTGCCCCGCTCTTCCGGGATGGAGACGGCGAACAGCGCCTCCCGCTGCTCGCCGAACTCGGCCCGCTCGGCGACGAAGCGCAGGCGGTCGAAGTTCATGTTGGCGCCGCAGGTGATGGCGACGAAGGTCTGCCCCTTGGCCTTCTTCTCCTGCACCCACTGCTTGACCGCGGCCACGCCCAGCGCGCCGGCCGGCTCGACGATGCGCCGGGTGTCCTGGAACACATCCTTGATGGCGGCGCAGACGGCGTCGGTGTCGACGACGACGAAGTCGTCGACCAGCTCGCGCGTCATGCGGAAGGTCTCCTCGCCGACCAGCTTGACGGCGGTGCCGTCGGAGAACAGGCCGACATCGTGGAGCTGCACGCGGCGCCCGGCGCGCACCGAGCGCACCATGGCGTCGGAGTCGGTGGTCTGCACGCCGATCACCTGCACCTCCGGCCGCACCGCCTTGAGGTAGGCCGCCACGCCGGAGATCAACCCGCCGCCGCCGATGGCCACGAACACGGCGTCGAGCCGGCCCGGGTGCTGGCGCAGGATCTCCATCGCGATCGTGCCCTGACCGGCGATCACGTCCGGGTCGTCGAACGGATGGACGAAGGTCAGGCCCTTGGCCGCCTCCAGCTGCTTGGCGTGGAGGTAGGCGTCGGAATAACTTTCGCCTTCGAGCACGACCTGGCCGCCGAGCTGCCGCACCGCGTCGACCTTGACCTGCGGCGTCGTCACCGGCATCACGATGACCGCCTTGCAGCCGAGCCGCGCCGCCGACAGCGCCACCCCCTGCGCATGGTTGCCCGCCGAGGCGCAGATCACGCCGCGCTTGAGCGCCTCCCGCGGCAGGTGCGCCATCTTGTTGTAGGCGCCGCGCAGCTTGAAGCTGAACACCGGCTGCTCGTCCTCGCGCTTGAGCAGCACCTCGTTGCCCAGCCGCTGCGACAGCGACGGCGCCCGCTGCAGCGGCGTTTCGATCGCCACGTCGTAGACCTTGGCCGTGAGGATGCGGCGCAGGTAGTCCTGGGACGCGGTACCGGTGCGGCGGCGCGCGGCGGCGGCGGGGCGGGACGAGGGGCGGTCGGCGGCGCGGGGCATGGGGTCTCGAGCAGGGCCGCGGATGATACGAAAGCGGGACAGAAAAAAGCCCGGGACCGTGAGGTCCCGGGCTCAAACCACCTTTGGGGGGTGGAGGAGACAACCGGTCGGGGAACTGGCTTCCCGGGGCGCCTGGCAGTGGGCCAGGTCAGCCTGATGCGTTGAGGTGATTGTAGGCGTCGTCATGCTGCGCTGCAATATCCCTGTCGCACCACGGGCGGCGCTGTTGGGCCATCGGCACAATCCCGTGATTCCCCTCGTGAAGAAGGACGCAGATGGACTGCACGGTCAACTGGGTGCCGGCCACCGGCATGGGCTTCGTCGCCGAAACGGGCAGCGGGCACCTCATCACCATGGACGGCGCCCCCGACGGGGGCGGTCGCAACCTGGCCGCGCGGCCGATGGAGACACTGCTGGCCGGCGCGGGCGGCTGCACCGCCTATGACGTGGTGCTCATCCTGAAGCGTGGACGCCACGACGTGACCGGCTGCAGCGTGCGCCTGCACGCGGAGCGGGCGCCGAGCGACCCGAAGGTCTTCACCCGCATCGCGCTGCATTTCACCGTCACCGGCCGCAAGCTGCCCGCCGACGCCGTGGCCCGCGCGATCCAGCTGTCACACGACAAGTACTGCTCGGCGACCATCATGCTCGCCAAGACGGCCGAGATCGTGACCACCCACGAGGTGGTCGAACTGCCCTGACCGTCCCGTCCCCGGAAGGCTGAGCCCTTCGACCCGCCCGGATGCCCGGGCCCCGGACATCCGGGCGCCGGTCAGATCCGGTGCGCGGTCGCCGTCATCACCTTCGCGGCGGCCCGCATCGCCCAGCGCACGGGGGCTGGAAGGTCGACCCCGCCGCCGGCCCGCGCCGCCTGGCCGTGTCCGGCTTCGTCGCGCTTCATCTGCTCGACGATGGCCCGCGAGCGCATGTCTTCCGCGGGCAGTCGTGCCAAGTGTCCGTCCAGGTGGGCCTCGACCTGGCGCTCGGTTTCCACCACGAAGCCCAGGCTCACCCGGTCGCCGAGCCGGCCCGCCACCGCCCCGATGGCGAAGGCGCCGGCGTACCACAGCGGGTTCAGCAGGCTGGGCCGGCTGCCCAGCTCGGCCAGGCGCTGCTCGGTCCACGCCAGGTGGTCCTGCTCGTCGCGCGCCGCCGCCAGCAGTTGCTCGCGCAGGGCGGGCGAGCGGGTGGTGAGCGCCTGAGCCTGGTACAGCGCCTGCGCGCAGACCTCGCCGACGTGGTTGACGCGCATCAGGGTGCCGGATTCGCGCCGCGCCCCCGGTGCAAGCGGCAGGTCCGACACCTCGGCCGACGGCGTCGGCCGAACGGCCCGCGTGCCGCCGGAGACTGCCCGGAGGGCGGCGTCGAGCTGGCTCAGGAGGTGGTCGCTCAGGGTGGTAGGCATTCGATTGAGGATAGTCGGCGGTGCAATATGGTGCAGCGGTGACCCAGGGTGAACCCTAGGCACCGTTGTGGGGAGGCAACAAACCGAGGGCCCAAACGGCCTCGGCGCTTTCCAAGCCGTTCAGTGCTCTGTTGGAATAGGGCCAGCTTCCGCAAAGGAGGTCGGCCCGACCACCCTGCCAAGGGCGTGCCGTTCGGGACCTCTGTTGTTCCAACCTGGAGAGATAGTGCAATGAAAAAATCCCTGATCGCCCTCGCCGCGCTCGGCGCGTTCGCCGGCGCCGCCTCGGCCCAGTCGTCGGTCACCATCTACGGCATCATCGATGTCGGCGTGTCCAAGCTCAACGGCGGCACGAGCGTGCTCAACGGCGGCCCGGCCGGCACCATCGGTATCCGTGACGGCTACTCCGTGAAGCCGTCCACCAGCAACCGTCTTGGCTTCCGTGGCACCGAAGACCTCGGCGGCGGCTTGAAGGCGAACTTCGTCATCGAGCATCGCTTCCGTCCGGATGACGGCACCCTCGAATCCTCGACGACCTTCTGGCAAGGTCAATCGTGGGTGGGTCTGAGCGGCAACTTCGGTGAAGTGCGCCTCGGCCGTCAGTACGTGCCGGCCTTCTACATCGGCCTGGCGTCGGATCCCTGGGGCTACGACTACAACGTGGCGGGTGCCAACCTGTTCACCCGTGGCGCCACCGGCGGCACGGATGTCACCCGCTCGCCCAACGCGGTCGGCTACCGGACGCCGAACCTGAGCGGCTTCACGGCTGAAGTCCAGGTCGCGGCCGGCGAAGGCAGCGCTGCCGAGATCAGCAACCGTCGCAACGTCGGTGCGAACGTGATGTACAGCGGCGGCCCTCTGTCTGCCGGCGTTGGCTACAACGACACCGACACGGTGGCGACCCAGCGTTACTGGAACTCGTTCGTCGCCTATGACCTGGGCTTCGTCCGCCCGGTGGTCGCCTACTCCCGCACGACCGTCGGCACCGTCGACACGACGTCGTACCTGGTCGGCGCCACCGCGCCCCTGGGTGGTGGTCGCCTGAAGGCGGTCGCGGCCCGCAAGAACCCGGACGGTGGCAACAACAACACCACCAAGTTCGGTCTCGGCTACGAGTACTTCCTGAGCAAGCGCACCAGCGTCCACGCCGACGTTGGCACCGCGAAGACCCAGAACCTGACCCGCACCACCGGCGTCGAAGCCGGCGTCAAGCACGTCTTCTGATCGGAAGCCCGCGTCCCGCGGGCCTTCGATGCAGGTTGCAGGGCTGCCTTCGGGCAGCCCTTTTTGTTGGATGAGCGCAAACCCCATTTCCCTCGCGCGGCGCCGCTGGCTCGCGGCGGCGGCGTCGATCGGCGCGGCCGGCTGCGCTCCGATGCCGAAGCGGCCGGCCGCCGTGGCGTTGCCGCAGCCCGAGCAGTGGAAGCACTATCCGCTGCCCGGCAAGCGGCCGACGGTCTACGAGCCGCTGTCGCTGGACGGCCGCTCGGTGGTGCGGGCCCGGTCGCAGGCGTCGGCCAGCATGTGGCGCAAGCGGCTGAGGGTGCCACCGCAGGCGCTCGGCCGCGTGCGCTTCGAATGGCTGGTGGACCGTCTGGTGCCGGGCGCCGACCTGCGCGACGTCGACCGCTCCGACTCGCCGGTCAACCTGGTGCTGGCCTTCGACGGCGACCGCTCGCGCCTGTCCGCGCGCAACCGCATGCTGTTCGAACTGGCCGAGGCCGTGAGCGGGGGAGGAGCCGCCCTACGCCACCATGATGTACGTCTGGTCGGAGCAATTGCCGGTGGGCAGCGTGGTGCGCAGCGGCCGCTCGGACCGCATCCGCAAGATCGTCGTCGAGAGCGGCCGGGCCCGGCTCGGCCGCTGGCAGCGCCATGAACGCGACATCGCCGCCGACTTCCGCGCGGCCTTCGACGAAGAGCCCGGCCCCCTGATCGGCATCGCCCTGATGACCGACAGCGACAACACCGGCACCAGCGCGGAGGCCTGGTACGGCGAGGTCGAGTTGTTGCCGTGAGGCCGTCGACGGCCTCGGCCCGCGCTTTGCATCGACCCTGCCGATGCTCGCCTTCCTGATCCGCCGCCTGCTGCAGGGTGCGGCGGTCCTGCTCGTGGTGGCCTTCGGCGCCTTCCTGCTGTTCCAGTTCGTCGGCGACCCGGTGCTGCAGGTGCTGGGCACCGAGGCCACGCCGCAGCAGCGGCAGGCGCTGCGCGCGGAGCTGGGACTGGACCAGCCCGTGCCGGTGCAGTTCGCCCGCTTCGTCGGCCAGGCGCTGCAGGGCGATTTCGGCATCAGCCTGCGCCAGGGACGGCCGGTGGCCACGCTGCTGGCCGAACGCCTGCCGGCCACGCTGGAGCTCGCCGGCCTGGCCGCCGTGCTGGCCCTGCTGCTGGGCATTCCGCTCGGCGCCTACGCCGCGGTGCGGCGCGGCCGGCCGCTGGCCGAGGCGGTGATGGCGCTGTCGCTGCTCGGCGTGTCGGTGCCCACCTTCCTCATCGGCATCGTGCTGATCCTGCTGTTCGCGGTGCTGCTGCCCTGGCTGCCCAGCTTCGGCCGCGGCGAGGTGGTCGCACTCGGCGGCTGGACCACCGGCCTGCTGAGTGCCGACGGCTGGCGCCACCTGCTGCTGCCGGCGGTGACGCTGGCGGTGTTCCAGCTCGCCCTGGTGCTGCGCCTGGTGCGCGCGGAAATGCTGGAGGTGCTGCAGCGCGACCACATCCGCTTTGCCCGCGCCCGCGGCCTGCCGGAGGGCCGCATCCTGCTGCGCCATGCGCTGCCCAACACCCTGGTGCCGGTGATCACCGTGGTCGGTCTGCAGC
The sequence above is a segment of the Aquabacterium sp. J223 genome. Coding sequences within it:
- a CDS encoding nicotinate-nucleotide--dimethylbenzimidazole phosphoribosyltransferase produces the protein MTTSPHSLISPTANPVLERALRDKLRRRSQAAGSLGELEPLAIRLGLMQNTLKPRLHEPQIVVFAADHGLVVDGIVPPEQPPTHETVRRLLAGRLPLPVFARLQHMRLTVVDAGMADAVALPHEHLLVRKIAHGTRNCRVGAAMNLDQAHAALRAGMEIGDALDGNAVACAGLGVGASESAALVLSRLCDRPLRELLLRSPDMPAEELDHLLLVGQAAQARHREVQDAIEVLASFGGFEIAMITGLMLVAASKRHLVLVDGLPALAALAVACRVAPPVIDYCVFSRSHGRPSLDHALQCLHASALLEVGLDSVDGTGAPLAWPLVRGAAALLTEVAEGEEAGPSRPGVSASLMPTLSDELPTVGVPTVA
- a CDS encoding Tfp pilus assembly protein FimT/FimU — its product is MCSASAPTGRPVARARTRTSAPGSDAPRRRARGFTLVELIVVVALIAIAVGVASLALRDPVAGRLEREAMRLAALLESARTEARSAGLVVRWRPVPADDRGTPAGFRFEGLPPQLKLPQRWLASEVRAEVIGRPVLLLGPEAMIPAQRVLLRLGAEQLLLGTDGLAPFAVVPETAP
- the coq7 gene encoding 2-polyprenyl-3-methyl-6-methoxy-1,4-benzoquinone monooxygenase encodes the protein MPTTLSDHLLSQLDAALRAVSGGTRAVRPTPSAEVSDLPLAPGARRESGTLMRVNHVGEVCAQALYQAQALTTRSPALREQLLAAARDEQDHLAWTEQRLAELGSRPSLLNPLWYAGAFAIGAVAGRLGDRVSLGFVVETERQVEAHLDGHLARLPAEDMRSRAIVEQMKRDEAGHGQAARAGGGVDLPAPVRWAMRAAAKVMTATAHRI
- a CDS encoding OsmC family protein; protein product: MDCTVNWVPATGMGFVAETGSGHLITMDGAPDGGGRNLAARPMETLLAGAGGCTAYDVVLILKRGRHDVTGCSVRLHAERAPSDPKVFTRIALHFTVTGRKLPADAVARAIQLSHDKYCSATIMLAKTAEIVTTHEVVELP
- a CDS encoding DUF3047 domain-containing protein, whose amino-acid sequence is MGSVVRSGRSDRIRKIVVESGRARLGRWQRHERDIAADFRAAFDEEPGPLIGIALMTDSDNTGTSAEAWYGEVELLP
- a CDS encoding ABC transporter permease; translation: MLAFLIRRLLQGAAVLLVVAFGAFLLFQFVGDPVLQVLGTEATPQQRQALRAELGLDQPVPVQFARFVGQALQGDFGISLRQGRPVATLLAERLPATLELAGLAAVLALLLGIPLGAYAAVRRGRPLAEAVMALSLLGVSVPTFLIGIVLILLFAVLLPWLPSFGRGEVVALGGWTTGLLSADGWRHLLLPAVTLAVFQLALVLRLVRAEMLEVLQRDHIRFARARGLPEGRILLRHALPNTLVPVITVVGLQLGSLIAFSIVTETVFQWPGLGLLFIQAVQFSDIPVMAAYLCLIGAVFVAINLVVDLLYAAVDPRLGWRGTTA
- a CDS encoding type II secretion system protein N, whose translation is MAARWLAFLVWAVVGAGAMFWLARLAGGGPSVPAHASVAPSTVAQRGPLSRVLGEEALPVAATPDAPAASPASSRFKLVGVVAPRGSATSVAVALIAVDNKPARAYRIGAVVDGDMVLQTVAARSAALGPREGQAQVQLELPPLPPPATGSLPGASGLASGVPSVPPSVPPSPIGSLPPGAGQPILVPPPRPEAVR
- the gspI gene encoding type II secretion system minor pseudopilin GspI translates to MTPHHRQQGFTLVEVLVALAIVAIALGAGIKAAGALTDNAERLADITGAQWCADNQLTGLKLLRGQMPGVGDSDFACEQLGRTYRGRLIVRPTLNPNFRRVDTQMSDAEGRVLLTLSTVIGRNQ
- a CDS encoding DUF3047 domain-containing protein codes for the protein MPKRPAAVALPQPEQWKHYPLPGKRPTVYEPLSLDGRSVVRARSQASASMWRKRLRVPPQALGRVRFEWLVDRLVPGADLRDVDRSDSPVNLVLAFDGDRSRLSARNRMLFELAEAVSGGGAALRHHDVRLVGAIAGGQRGAQRPLGPHPQDRRRERPGPARPLAAP
- a CDS encoding porin — protein: MKKSLIALAALGAFAGAASAQSSVTIYGIIDVGVSKLNGGTSVLNGGPAGTIGIRDGYSVKPSTSNRLGFRGTEDLGGGLKANFVIEHRFRPDDGTLESSTTFWQGQSWVGLSGNFGEVRLGRQYVPAFYIGLASDPWGYDYNVAGANLFTRGATGGTDVTRSPNAVGYRTPNLSGFTAEVQVAAGEGSAAEISNRRNVGANVMYSGGPLSAGVGYNDTDTVATQRYWNSFVAYDLGFVRPVVAYSRTTVGTVDTTSYLVGATAPLGGGRLKAVAARKNPDGGNNNTTKFGLGYEYFLSKRTSVHADVGTAKTQNLTRTTGVEAGVKHVF
- the ilvA gene encoding threonine ammonia-lyase, biosynthetic — encoded protein: MPRAADRPSSRPAAAARRRTGTASQDYLRRILTAKVYDVAIETPLQRAPSLSQRLGNEVLLKREDEQPVFSFKLRGAYNKMAHLPREALKRGVICASAGNHAQGVALSAARLGCKAVIVMPVTTPQVKVDAVRQLGGQVVLEGESYSDAYLHAKQLEAAKGLTFVHPFDDPDVIAGQGTIAMEILRQHPGRLDAVFVAIGGGGLISGVAAYLKAVRPEVQVIGVQTTDSDAMVRSVRAGRRVQLHDVGLFSDGTAVKLVGEETFRMTRELVDDFVVVDTDAVCAAIKDVFQDTRRIVEPAGALGVAAVKQWVQEKKAKGQTFVAITCGANMNFDRLRFVAERAEFGEQREALFAVSIPEERGSFRRFCEAVGPRSVTEFNYRIADPKVAHVFVGIAIGERAEADKLERTFTRQGFATVNLTDNEMAKEHVRHMVGGRSPLAVDEQLFRFVFPERPGALMRFLSAMHPDWNISLFHYRNQGADYGRILVGLQVPKADRRGLKRFLDGLGYPFVEETDNPVYRGFLR
- the gspG gene encoding type II secretion system major pseudopilin GspG; this encodes MTFSRAFLLSPRRLGRGFTLIELMVVVVIIGVLAALIVPNVLDRADDARVTAARTDVNNLMQALKLYRLDNQRYPSGEQGLQSLVQRPTAGPVPANWKPYLEKLPNDPWGRPYQYLNPGVRGDIDVFSFGADGQAGGEGKNADIGSWQ